The Flavobacterium piscisymbiosum genome includes a region encoding these proteins:
- a CDS encoding glycerophosphodiester phosphodiesterase — translation MLKIAHRGAKGYEPENTLKSFQKALDLSADGIELDVHLSSDGHIIVIHDETIDRTTNGKGLVNSFSLAELQTFLIDGEYQIPTLNEVFDLVNKKCLINIELKGLGTADKVVALIEEYIADKNWNYGHFIVSSFEWNMLQETSNLNSNIAIGVLTEEDIDKALAFAELIQAEAINPDYQLLNAENVKQIQEKGFLVLPWTVDKEEDIQRIKSYNVDGIISDFPDRL, via the coding sequence ATGCTAAAAATAGCTCATCGCGGTGCCAAAGGATACGAACCTGAGAATACGCTAAAGTCTTTTCAAAAAGCATTAGACCTAAGTGCTGACGGAATCGAACTCGATGTTCACCTTAGTTCTGACGGACATATTATAGTCATTCACGATGAAACCATCGACAGAACGACCAACGGCAAAGGTTTGGTAAACAGTTTTTCTTTAGCTGAATTACAGACGTTTTTAATTGATGGAGAATATCAAATACCAACTTTAAACGAAGTATTTGATTTGGTAAACAAAAAATGCCTTATCAATATCGAATTAAAAGGTTTAGGAACTGCTGATAAAGTTGTTGCCTTAATCGAAGAATATATTGCTGATAAAAACTGGAATTACGGTCATTTCATCGTTTCTAGTTTTGAATGGAATATGCTACAAGAAACATCAAATCTAAATTCAAATATTGCAATTGGAGTTTTAACCGAAGAAGATATAGATAAAGCTTTGGCTTTCGCCGAATTAATACAAGCAGAAGCCATTAATCCCGATTATCAGTTATTGAATGCTGAAAACGTAAAACAAATACAAGAAAAAGGATTTCTTGTTTTACCCTGGACAGTTGACAAAGAAGAAGACATTCAAAGAATAAAAAGCTATAATGTAGACGGAATCATCAGTGATTTTCCGGATAGATTATAA